One Faecalicatena sp. Marseille-Q4148 DNA window includes the following coding sequences:
- the prdC gene encoding proline reductase-associated electron transfer protein PrdC produces the protein MGNLQMLLRQHIGAPCKPVVAVGDKVAKGTLIAEPAGLGANIFASVYGTVTEITEEAIIIEPDAEQKEEFVKIPEGSKLDMVKAAGIVGMGGAGFPTGVKLGTDLNGGYILINAAECEPGLKHNIAQIEAETEKVLRGVKYCMEISNAAKAIFAIKKKNEKAVELLREAVKNEEHISIHLLPDIYPMGEERAVVRECLGIELAPDQLPSAAQSVVINVETVARVAEAIDERKPCFEKNLTVVGKLNGGAEPHVFMNVPVGTSVGELIERAGGIDGLYGEIIMGGPFTGKATTEEAPITKTTGGIIVTIDFPNLHGAKVGLLVCACGGDEARMRDICQKMNGVVASVARCKQAAEMKNGALKCERPGNCPGQAKNNIQFKKDGCEYIIIGNCSDCSNTVMGSAPKMGLKVFHQTDHVMRTIGHPLYRYLRVSKQVEQLPEYK, from the coding sequence ATGGGCAATTTGCAGATGCTTCTCAGACAGCACATCGGCGCACCGTGTAAACCGGTTGTTGCAGTCGGAGATAAGGTGGCAAAAGGAACGCTGATCGCAGAACCTGCCGGACTGGGAGCAAATATTTTTGCCAGTGTGTATGGTACGGTTACAGAGATTACAGAGGAAGCGATCATCATTGAACCGGATGCAGAACAGAAGGAAGAATTTGTAAAGATTCCGGAAGGCAGTAAGCTTGATATGGTAAAGGCTGCCGGAATCGTCGGTATGGGCGGCGCAGGCTTCCCAACAGGAGTAAAACTCGGAACAGATCTGAATGGCGGATATATTCTGATCAATGCGGCAGAGTGCGAGCCGGGATTGAAACATAATATTGCACAGATTGAAGCTGAGACAGAGAAAGTACTTCGCGGTGTGAAATACTGTATGGAAATTTCCAATGCAGCGAAGGCAATTTTTGCGATTAAGAAGAAAAATGAAAAAGCAGTTGAGCTGCTCCGTGAGGCAGTAAAGAATGAAGAACATATTTCCATTCATTTGCTTCCGGATATTTATCCGATGGGAGAAGAGCGCGCTGTTGTCAGAGAATGTCTTGGTATCGAACTTGCACCGGATCAGCTTCCGTCAGCTGCACAGTCAGTTGTTATTAATGTTGAGACAGTTGCAAGAGTAGCGGAGGCAATTGATGAGCGCAAACCTTGCTTTGAGAAAAACCTGACAGTAGTCGGAAAGCTGAATGGAGGAGCAGAACCACATGTGTTCATGAATGTTCCGGTAGGAACAAGCGTGGGAGAACTGATCGAGCGCGCAGGAGGCATTGACGGACTCTATGGTGAGATCATTATGGGCGGACCGTTTACGGGAAAAGCGACAACCGAAGAAGCTCCGATCACAAAGACGACAGGCGGAATCATTGTAACAATTGATTTCCCGAATCTTCACGGTGCAAAAGTAGGTTTACTTGTATGTGCCTGCGGCGGAGATGAGGCGCGTATGCGTGACATTTGCCAGAAGATGAATGGCGTTGTGGCATCTGTTGCAAGATGTAAACAGGCAGCAGAGATGAAAAACGGAGCATTAAAGTGTGAACGTCCGGGAAATTGTCCGGGACAGGCTAAGAACAATATCCAGTTCAAGAAAGACGGATGTGAATATATTATTATCGGAAACTGCTCAGACTGCTCCAATACAGTCATGGGTTCCGCGCCAAAGATGGGATTAAAGGTATTTCATCAGACGGACCATGTGATGAGAACGATCGGACATCCGTTGTATCGTTATCTGAGAGTTTCAAAACAGGTAGAACAGTTACCGGAATATAAATAA
- a CDS encoding TetR/AcrR family transcriptional regulator yields the protein MPKKRKQKTKMKIIRAAWNLFYKYGYDDTTVDEIITASDTSKGSFYHYFESKDALLSSLSDLFDEKYEELSAKLLPDMTCCEKLSYLNHELFKMIDESINVDLLARLYSSQLITKASQHLLDEDRFYFQLIIQIISEGMEKGELRSDRSLEELEKLYVMYERALIYDWCLNKGSYSIMAYSDKILPDFLKMIAASKDSGQPF from the coding sequence ATGCCAAAAAAACGCAAACAAAAAACAAAAATGAAAATCATCCGGGCAGCCTGGAATCTGTTCTATAAATACGGTTATGATGATACAACTGTGGATGAGATAATTACCGCTTCGGATACCTCCAAAGGTTCTTTCTATCATTATTTTGAAAGTAAAGATGCACTTCTTAGCTCCCTTTCAGATTTATTTGACGAGAAATATGAAGAACTCTCTGCAAAACTGCTGCCGGATATGACATGCTGCGAGAAACTTTCCTATCTAAATCACGAACTGTTTAAGATGATCGACGAGAGCATCAACGTAGATCTTCTCGCCCGTCTTTATTCCTCTCAGCTTATTACGAAAGCTTCTCAGCATCTTCTCGATGAAGACCGGTTTTATTTCCAGCTCATCATTCAGATTATTTCTGAGGGAATGGAGAAAGGAGAACTGAGGAGCGACCGCTCTCTTGAAGAACTGGAAAAACTCTATGTCATGTATGAACGCGCCCTCATCTATGACTGGTGTCTAAATAAGGGCAGCTATTCTATTATGGCTTACAGTGATAAAATTCTTCCGGATTTTCTGAAGATGATTGCTGCTTCCAAAGATTCCGGACAGCCTTTTTAA
- the prdA gene encoding D-proline reductase (dithiol) proprotein PrdA, with protein MSITAETAKAHANDPAVLCCRAEAGITIEAANLEDPAIFDDLVDSGLLNLDGVLTIGQILGSKLTKTCDSLTPITADVVDGYKEAAAEEAKEESVEEAEEVSEVPAVPAAAPMAPVANAGGVLKIHIDEGKGIDIELPMMTGAVGTAAPVAPAAVPVAVPAETKEQEPKLIRSLTRKHYNITEVKRGPETKIEGTVLYIREGIEEEAAASQELVHSLKIDIITPDKYNEYSETIMDVQPIATKEGEDEIGSGTTRVLDGVIMMVTGTDANGVQIGEFGSSEGILEENIMWNRPGAPDKGEIFIKTEVVIAAGTNMERPGPLAAHTATDVITQEIREALKAVEDEALVVNEETFNQYRRPGKKKVVIVKEIMGQGAMHDNLILPVEPVGVLGAKPNVDLGNVPVMVSPLEVLDGCIHALTCIGPASKEMSRHYWREPLVLETLMDEEVDLCGIIFVGSPQINAEKFYVSKRVGMMVEALDVDGAFITTEGFGNNHIDFASHHEQIGMRGVPVVGLSFCAVQGALVVGNKYMTHMVDNNKSEAGIENEVLACNTLCHEDAIRALNMLKAAMAGEEVKAPEKKWNPNVKANNVELISNVTGKPIELVKNEQSLPMSQKRREKYS; from the coding sequence ATGTCAATTACAGCAGAAACAGCGAAAGCGCATGCAAATGATCCTGCGGTATTATGCTGCAGAGCAGAAGCTGGGATTACAATTGAGGCAGCTAATCTTGAAGATCCGGCAATTTTTGATGATTTAGTAGATTCAGGTTTATTAAACCTGGACGGGGTACTGACAATCGGACAGATTCTTGGATCAAAATTAACAAAAACATGTGATTCTCTTACACCAATCACAGCAGACGTAGTTGATGGCTACAAAGAAGCTGCTGCAGAGGAAGCAAAGGAAGAATCTGTAGAAGAAGCAGAGGAAGTATCAGAAGTACCTGCAGTACCTGCAGCAGCACCTATGGCACCTGTGGCAAATGCAGGAGGCGTTCTGAAAATTCATATCGATGAAGGAAAAGGGATTGATATTGAACTTCCGATGATGACAGGAGCAGTAGGAACAGCAGCGCCTGTGGCTCCGGCAGCAGTACCGGTTGCAGTACCTGCAGAAACAAAAGAGCAGGAACCAAAGTTAATCAGAAGCTTAACAAGAAAGCATTACAATATTACAGAAGTAAAAAGAGGACCGGAGACGAAGATTGAAGGAACAGTTCTTTACATCCGTGAAGGAATCGAAGAAGAAGCAGCAGCTTCACAGGAGCTTGTACATAGCTTAAAAATCGATATCATTACTCCGGACAAATACAATGAATACTCTGAGACAATCATGGATGTTCAGCCGATTGCTACAAAAGAAGGCGAAGATGAGATCGGAAGCGGTACAACAAGAGTACTGGATGGCGTAATCATGATGGTAACAGGTACAGATGCAAACGGCGTACAGATTGGGGAGTTCGGTTCTTCAGAAGGTATTCTGGAAGAAAACATTATGTGGAACCGTCCGGGTGCTCCTGACAAGGGAGAAATCTTCATTAAAACAGAAGTCGTAATTGCAGCAGGAACAAATATGGAACGTCCGGGACCGCTTGCAGCACATACTGCAACAGATGTCATTACACAGGAAATCCGTGAGGCTTTAAAAGCTGTAGAAGATGAAGCGCTTGTTGTAAATGAAGAAACATTCAACCAGTACAGAAGACCTGGCAAGAAAAAAGTTGTTATCGTAAAAGAAATCATGGGACAGGGCGCTATGCATGATAACCTGATCCTTCCGGTTGAGCCTGTTGGTGTACTTGGTGCAAAACCAAATGTTGATCTTGGCAATGTTCCGGTTATGGTTTCTCCGCTGGAAGTTCTTGACGGATGTATTCATGCATTAACATGTATCGGACCTGCATCTAAAGAAATGTCCAGACATTACTGGAGAGAACCGCTCGTATTAGAGACTTTGATGGACGAAGAAGTTGACCTTTGCGGAATCATTTTCGTAGGAAGTCCACAGATCAATGCTGAGAAATTCTATGTTTCCAAACGTGTTGGTATGATGGTAGAAGCCCTTGATGTTGATGGTGCATTTATTACAACAGAAGGTTTCGGAAACAATCATATTGACTTCGCAAGTCACCACGAACAGATTGGTATGAGAGGCGTTCCGGTTGTTGGACTTTCTTTCTGCGCTGTTCAGGGAGCTCTTGTTGTTGGAAATAAATACATGACTCATATGGTTGATAACAATAAATCAGAAGCAGGTATTGAAAATGAAGTACTTGCATGCAATACACTTTGCCATGAGGATGCGATCCGTGCATTAAATATGCTCAAAGCCGCTATGGCAGGAGAAGAAGTGAAAGCGCCTGAGAAAAAATGGAATCCGAACGTAAAAGCAAACAATGTGGAACTGATTTCTAATGTAACAGGAAAACCAATCGAATTAGTGAAAAATGAGCAGTCACTTCCGATGAGCCAGAAGAGAAGAGAAAAATACAGCTAG
- a CDS encoding proline racemase family protein, with protein sequence MGLNPKLNLDSFEAAFHAIDTHTVGEFTRVVTSGFPDIKADSIMEKKHILEKKYDQYRKALMNEPRGHRDMFGALLTEPVNREADLGVIFMDTGGYLNMCGHGTIGSATVAVETGLVPVTEPYTNVVLEAPAGIIRTKVKVENGRATEVTLTNVPAFLYKENLVATVEGRKIAYDISFGGSFFALVDVTQPSIQEEIEAHNVPFLTKLGMKLLEEINATVTVKHPYLDITTVDLVEFYGPTPTIGCSMRNVVIFGDAQADRSPCGTGTSAKLAALYSHGKIGVGEPFVYESFIGSRFRGVIKDVTEVDGHVAVIPQITGSAYITGEATYVIDPTDPLKYGFIAGV encoded by the coding sequence ATGGGACTAAATCCAAAATTAAATTTAGACTCTTTTGAAGCTGCCTTTCATGCCATTGACACACATACTGTCGGTGAATTTACCCGTGTCGTAACATCCGGTTTCCCGGATATCAAGGCGGACAGCATTATGGAGAAAAAACACATTCTTGAAAAAAAATATGATCAATACCGCAAAGCGCTCATGAATGAACCGCGAGGACACCGGGATATGTTCGGAGCTCTTCTCACAGAACCGGTAAACCGTGAAGCAGATCTTGGAGTCATCTTTATGGACACTGGCGGATATCTGAATATGTGCGGTCATGGGACAATTGGATCTGCAACAGTTGCTGTAGAGACAGGTCTTGTTCCTGTTACAGAGCCTTACACGAATGTTGTACTGGAAGCGCCTGCCGGAATCATCCGGACAAAAGTCAAGGTAGAGAATGGACGCGCAACAGAAGTTACACTGACCAATGTACCTGCTTTCTTATATAAAGAGAATCTTGTCGCAACTGTTGAAGGCCGCAAGATTGCTTATGATATTTCTTTTGGCGGAAGTTTCTTCGCTCTTGTAGATGTGACACAGCCTTCGATTCAGGAAGAGATCGAAGCTCACAATGTACCGTTCCTGACAAAGCTGGGTATGAAGCTTCTGGAAGAAATCAATGCTACTGTTACAGTAAAGCATCCTTATCTTGACATTACAACAGTAGATCTGGTAGAATTTTATGGACCGACTCCAACAATTGGATGCTCTATGAGAAATGTTGTTATCTTTGGAGATGCCCAGGCAGATCGTTCTCCATGCGGAACCGGTACAAGCGCAAAACTTGCCGCACTGTACAGTCATGGTAAGATTGGTGTCGGAGAACCTTTCGTTTATGAAAGTTTCATTGGATCACGTTTCAGAGGTGTTATCAAAGATGTAACGGAAGTAGACGGACATGTTGCCGTAATCCCGCAGATTACAGGAAGCGCTTATATCACAGGCGAGGCAACCTATGTGATCGATCCGACCGATCCATTAAAATACGGCTTTATTGCCGGCGTATAA